The DNA segment ATTGCTATGTCCCATGATTGCAGAAAACACAGGGCCCTAAAATACAAGGCCTGTTTATATTACTTCTGGAACCACCAACAGGGGAGAGTACTCACACAAGCAAATGCTTCTGAGCTTTAATTTATATTCATACTGCTTTTCCAGAAATATAAATGTTACTAGGCATGCATTGTCCCATTCAGGAACACATTGTGGAATCTGCAAATAAATTATTTTAGCTAGGAAACATCACTTCAGTTGTAGCAAGCAAACATTGCAATTACACACTACTGTATATCACCTTTATTAATTTGAGCTAAAGAAGTATACCAAAAAATTCAATATCCATCACTCTTTATTAAGAACTAAACAATCCTGATCCCTCAATGCTCAGAGTACCACAATCTTCTCATTCAGGGCGATCTGTGCTTGAGTCAGATTAGATAGATAGGTCACCATCAACAGGTCCTGTGAAAGAGAAACAGTATACATTCTCACAAATGTCATGAGTGCAAGGGACAAACATTTACTATAGCGGTTCAACTGAATCAATTCCACAGATGAGGGGCCGTATGAATCAAGCGtctcagagcaggagtgctgatctaggatcagattcccATCCATGTAATCgtgatgtaaaaaaaaaggcaaaactgatcctaaaccAGCACTTGATAAATACAGGCCCAAATCCAAAAGAGGCATAATTACGTTGATGTTGGAGTTGAGCATGGTCTCAAAGTCCTCTGCTGTGATCTTAGGAACCTTGTTGACCAGATCCATCAGGTACCGTCCAACACTGTTATCTGCCGTCTGCTTACCAGACTGAGAAACATACAGGAAGAAAGGCTTAGGTTATGGCCACAGAGACGCATAAACACAAATTAAGTCGTAACTCAACTAAAATCAACTATTTTCCGATGTGCTGCATACGGTAAAAAGGTTGACATAACGGACGTCTCCGTAATGTAATATGGGATGCAGCCATATATAGgctctgtgtgtgtaggctactcacCAACACATCCTCAATGTAGGTCAGTACCGTGGCCAGCATGTCCTGAACGCGGCCTGCTGCCCCGCCCACCtggcagaggtcagaggtcagcccATTGGTGGTGTTAGGGGCATCTCTCGTCCTCTGGAGAAGGTCAACTAGAATATACaaattattttatcaattttattaAGGATTTCCCCACCTCAACAAGAAGACATGACTCAACAAATAAAACCATGTCCAAACCTGGAACAATTAGGACAGAGAATCGTTAGCTGGACAGAAAACAAGGAAAGAAGAATTAAGGTTCTTACCTCCTATCCTCTCAGTGTCGTAATACTTGTATTTCACACTGAGGGGAGTGAACATCACACCGACAGTCTTTCCCGGGACACCCATCTGAGCACTGTCATGGCAAACGAAGCAATGGGAAAAAATTATAGGAATTTATTTAAACTATCATAAGGAATACCAAAGTGCTTAATGTAAAGCAAAGTAATGAAACAGCAAATGCAAACATAACAAAACAACTGAAAGATGATATCAGGAAGTCACAGGGAGTTGAAGCAACTCTGCCTGGGATGGAGTCAACAATAGCTTTTCAGTGGACCAACTAAATGACtgagacagaagaagagagacTGGTCACAGACCTGACG comes from the Salmo trutta chromosome 21, fSalTru1.1, whole genome shotgun sequence genome and includes:
- the LOC115157485 gene encoding eukaryotic translation initiation factor 3 subunit F — protein: MSVYGPVVKIHPVVLASIGDSYERRNEGASRVIGTLLGTIDKHSVEVTNCFSVPHNESEDEVAVDMEFAKNMYDLHKRVSPSEVIVGWYATGFEITEHSVLIHEYYSREATNPIHLTMDTALQSGKMNIRAYVSAQMGVPGKTVGVMFTPLSVKYKYYDTERIGVDLLQRTRDAPNTTNGLTSDLCQVGGAAGRVQDMLATVLTYIEDVLSGKQTADNSVGRYLMDLVNKVPKITAEDFETMLNSNINDLLMVTYLSNLTQAQIALNEKIVVL